ACATCATATTCTGATGGCAATTACAGTCCTTCTTCCAGTCCTATCAGCATCACGTCTAGTATCCCGAGTCCTGGTCACAATGACAATGCAAACACCATTAGAACATTTTATGATCTCACCAACTGCAGTCCCATGAAAATGATGAATAGCACTGCTTTTGTTTTCCCTGAAACCAATCTCGCATACAAAGGCTCAAAGGCAATTACCGGCCCTACGAGTATCAGGCCAGTTAGACACTACAGCTCTATCGCCCCAAAGACAATTTCCGATCTTAGTAACGCCTTCACTTTTAGCAATACTTCGAATAAAGCCCAGGATGGGGTTTTAACTCGAGTTCAAGACGATAATACCTCACCCAACTATTCAGGCAACTACCGAACTGTTCAGAATCAACAGTCTCAACTGAATTCGGATTCTGGCATTCCTGGAGAAGAAGAAGACATGGGGGATGACGAGGATAGCTTGTTTGGTGACAGCAATGAAATGTCCCCGATGCGTTCCTCAACCAAGCGCAAAACTTCCGAAAGGGCTCCCGCACCCCTGATTATGAAGAAGCGTCGATTGGCCGCCAATGCACGGGAAAGGAGGCGAATGCACAGCCTGAACGTTGCATTTGATCGCCTCAGAGACGTTGTTCCGTCCATAGGTAACGACAGGAAGCTGTCCAAATATGAGACTTTGCAGATGGCTCAAAGTTATATCACAGCACTAAGTGAACTATTGTTGAGAGAGTAAGATATATTGTCCATTACATCCATTCTCGCATTTGAAGCCAAATTTGGCAAGAAGTGTGTTTTTTTAGGGACTTCGTGCCAATTTTCTATTTCCAGTGACATGGGTAACAACATTCCAATTTGTGGAAAAGTTCCTTGCATTCGCACTTTAATTCTTATCTTGAAGTaaggttaaataataaaaatggtgcTTTTTATATAACACTCCTTTTAGAGACTGTTCTGTAAAAAGGAGAAGAAATGACTAATTTGATACATACGAGAGTATTTCATGTATTTAACTATGTTTTTGGAAAAACACTTATTACAGATGTAATTCTTTTAGTCTTAAGAACATAGatgtttttcctaaaattttgtgttatagtattttcaatttttcagacagtcttttactttcaatttttctactttatttcagTGTATGTTTGATTTTAGTACAAACGTGCTCAAAACAGTTGTTcaatgttcatttttttcatcaatatatgCCTAAAGTATTATGAAAAAGACTCGTGATATTTTTTGTTATGCAACTATGTTATTGAATATCGCACATATAAATACCTCATTGTATTTCCTAAGTTGCTTTCATTCCTTTTTGAGCAATTTTGTTAGACATCCTCCTGCAATAGGAGGAATTTTGCATTATGTTTATTTAGATTTCCCAGGTAAAATGTTAGTCAATTTTGTATGCCATGATTGTATTCTAGTCTATAAGTTGTAAAACTTGTTACTTTAATTTCTTTGGatactttttctgtatttaaagtctcgcagttttttttattgtttgaaggggggaaaaaaagaataagaatcgATATTTCgccaagaaatgaaaaaaatatcaaataaattcttaaaattatttgatatttcattccATATGAATTTAAGATTTAAACTTCATCTTTATCACtgcaaattaaaatgtgaataaattgattttttatgcatGAACAATACAAGATTTTTACATCCCCacatttaattgaatgaatatgatatttttaatgtattctatATTACTGgaatctatatttttgaaatgaaaattgtgtTTTCTTGTTATTTACTTCTAATGTACCATGAATTTGTCGTAATATTTTGAGccagtaaaatgtaaaatattctccAAAATGAACATTTgtacaaagaatttaaatattttatgaaatattttgaaaataaatttatttctctaaagtAGGCATCTTTTATAACAATTTGTGtaaatgtacttttatatattttgcgaaaaaatatgaaatgacgaattttacatatttaattgacTTAATTTCAAAGTGGACATGATTAAGATTTATTGAAGGTATTATTTAAagaagtgtattttattttatccttcttataaaaacagcagaaaaattttagcaaattaatttattaaccgGAATCTAAGGTCTAATTCTGAAATAAACCTGTTTATGAtaccataaagaaaaaaaaaaaggaaaatagctAAAACTTGAGCAACCAGTGACACTACtgtctggaaaaataaataatatttacttttctagtctttataatatttacaaagaatgattatataatataaactttctttgcttatgttataaaatgaacctaaaaataaaacaattttatttctcacAATGCCCATTCAAAAGtttgtaaaagtaataatttgtaattttaaatacgtttgaacaaataattcatttaaaatcataaaaatggatATTAGTAAGAAAcagattatttgatttttaccCATAAATAAACTTACAAGACTATTAAAGTCCATATACAGTTAGAGCTTGTTTGATGTTTTAGTGCTTTATTATGTATGCATATGAATAAAAAGGGAACATTTCGTAACTAAAGAAAATTgtaatacttaaatttttgaattgtttaaagAATCCCGAAAAATTTCCTAagatgtttttcttaaattaatacaatataaataaaattcattctaatagaataataaaaactatacGATTTTTAAGAGAAAAGGTCCTTTTGCAAACGATGACAGTGTACAAGTGTTAGAAAATAAAGTGCtaaatagaaagatttttttttgtttaaattaatattaagaatccAAAAGAGcctcattatttttttagaaataccaATAACAATGACGAAAATGATGTCATAAAAACTGCAGCCACTTATAAAGTTCAGgcgcaaataattaaataaatttataaattttatctgtaaatttcATTTCGAAGTTGAACAAATAAAGAAAGtggttttcagaaataaaaattgaaaaatataggtatctattaaatataagaatcCACAAAATAAGAACAATAGAGTTGGTTAATATCAAAACTGATCTAATAATAAATTGATGTTTAGCACAcaagaattctttctttcttattttcttgagAACTAATGACATTTAATTAGCTACATTGTTTACAATTAATTTGAAGCGGTTGAAATAGCTTAAGTATATTTAActatcatttacatttaaaattttttacaaaatcttaat
Above is a genomic segment from Argiope bruennichi chromosome 1, qqArgBrue1.1, whole genome shotgun sequence containing:
- the LOC129967050 gene encoding protein atonal-like, encoding MMDIMRQQGNLNYLESTLQTSLESKVELDMLHDNQYAHIYTSYSDGNYSPSSSPISITSSIPSPGHNDNANTIRTFYDLTNCSPMKMMNSTAFVFPETNLAYKGSKAITGPTSIRPVRHYSSIAPKTISDLSNAFTFSNTSNKAQDGVLTRVQDDNTSPNYSGNYRTVQNQQSQLNSDSGIPGEEEDMGDDEDSLFGDSNEMSPMRSSTKRKTSERAPAPLIMKKRRLAANARERRRMHSLNVAFDRLRDVVPSIGNDRKLSKYETLQMAQSYITALSELLLRE